The nucleotide sequence TTCTTAATTTAAGTTTATATTAGTCCGTTTTTTTCGATTTATATTGTGTTTAGGATTGCACTCAAGAAAATTAATTTTACAATAAATATTTAAATTTCTCTTGTATCAGTTCCCAAGCATTTAAAATATGTTTTTCTTCTGTTCTAATTCCGCCGATTGTAATTCTTATTGTAAATTTTCCATTAATTTTTGTGTGACTTAAGAACAGCTTTCCCGAACTATTGATTTCATTCATTAAGTTTTTGTTGAATTCGTTTAATTCTTCATCATTCATATTTTTATTTGGAATCGCTCTAAAACAAATTGTACTTAAAGGTGTCGGCGCTAATCTTTCAAAATTTGGATGGCGGTCTATAAAATCGGCAAATAATTCACCGAGCCGTATATGTTCACGAATAATGTTCTGTAATCCTTCAACACCAAAGTAGCGTATTAAAAACCATAATTTTAACGAGCGAAATTTTCTTCCTAATTGAATTCCAAAATCCATATAATTTATAACTTTCGATTCTTCATCAGTTTTTAAATATTCCGGAACAATTGAAAACGCTTTTTTTATTGTTTCAGGTTTTGAAGTAAACAATACGCTTAAATCAATTGGAACAAACAGCCATTTGTGGGGATTTACAACCATCGAATCAGCATCTTCAATTCCGCTTAATATTGGTCTTATTTCGGGAACAATTGCCGCCGAGCCGGCGTGAGCAGCATCTACATGCAGCCATAAATTATATTTTCTCGCAATTTGCGATATTCTGTCGATAGGATCGATACTTGTCATTGAAGTTGTACCAACTGTAGCAACAATGCAGAAAGG is from Ignavibacteriota bacterium and encodes:
- a CDS encoding aminotransferase class I/II-fold pyridoxal phosphate-dependent enzyme; translation: MSLKTKDMPIEEFRKHGHELIDFIADYFENIEEKPVLAQVEPGEIKVKIPKAPPEKGENFESILNDVNKIIIPGMTHWNHPNFMAYFNSTASAPAILGDFLSSAFNINGMIWKTSPASTELEEVVLDWFRQMLQLPKKFCGIIYDLASVSSMHAIAAAREQAKSNNPEFDISKLKIYCSEHAHSSIEKGVITLGMPITAVVKIKTDDQFRMLTSELEEAINEDKRNNFQPFCIVATVGTTSMTSIDPIDRISQIARKYNLWLHVDAAHAGSAAIVPEIRPILSGIEDADSMVVNPHKWLFVPIDLSVLFTSKPETIKKAFSIVPEYLKTDEESKVINYMDFGIQLGRKFRSLKLWFLIRYFGVEGLQNIIREHIRLGELFADFIDRHPNFERLAPTPLSTICFRAIPNKNMNDEELNEFNKNLMNEINSSGKLFLSHTKINGKFTIRITIGGIRTEEKHILNAWELIQEKFKYLL